AACAACCACTACAAACACGTTAAAATTTCATACTGAAATTCACTGGGTTGTAGCGTTAACAACCACTACAAACACGTTAAAATTTCATACTGAAATTCACTGGGTTGTAGCGTTAACAACCACTACAACTATCGCAACCGTCCTCGCCACAACTATCTCCTTGCGGCATGAACTTGGCCATATCTTCTTTTGTAGGTTTTCTTGTCGTCATGACTTTAAGCTTAAAATGAAGGTCTTTTCCTGCCAGAGGATGATTTGCATCAATAACAAGTTCTTTATCTTTTACTTCTTTAATAGTTGCAGGAAACACTTGGCCTGTAGGTGCCCTTATACCAATAGTCATACCAACTTCAGGCTTCATACCATCACCTA
The window above is part of the Candidatus Woesearchaeota archaeon genome. Proteins encoded here:
- a CDS encoding peptidylprolyl isomerase yields the protein MAEKVEKGHFVQLHYTGTFKDNGETFDSSEGKDPLEVLAGQGMLIKGFDNALVGMLEGEEKEIDIVANDAYGQPNEELIKAVPKTDLGDGMKPEVGMTIGIRAPTGQVFPATIKEVKDKELVIDANHPLAGKDLHFKLKVMTTRKPTKEDMAKFMPQGDSCGEDGCDSCSGC